A stretch of the Medicago truncatula cultivar Jemalong A17 chromosome 5, MtrunA17r5.0-ANR, whole genome shotgun sequence genome encodes the following:
- the LOC11426452 gene encoding putative disease resistance protein RGA3, with protein sequence MAEAVLEVVLDNLSSLVQKEIGLFLGFEKDFKSLSSLLTTIKATLEDAEEKQFTYKAIKDWLLKLKDAAYVLDDILDECATQALEMEYKGSKGKPSHTVQSFFVSSFHPKHVAFRYKLAKKMKRIRERLDEIAEERSKFHLTEIVRERRSGVLDWRQTTSNITQPQVFGRNEDKDQIVDFLVDDAYTCEDLSVYPVVGLGGLGKTTLAQVVFNHEKVVKHFELRIWVCVSEDFSLKRMTKGIIEAASGHACEDLDLEPLQRKLLDLLRRKRYLLVLDDVWDDGQENWQRLKSVLACGGKGASVLVTTRLPKVAAIMGTMPSHDLSMLSDTDCWELIKQRAFGPNEDERPDLVVIGKEIVKKCGGVPLAAKALGSFLRFKREEKEWRYVKESNLWSLQGENSVMSSLRLSYLNLPVKLRQCFAFCALFSKDQIISKQFLIELWMANGFISSNEILEAQDIGNEVWNELYCRSFFQDTKTNEFGKIVSFKMHDLVHDLAQSIAEEICHITNDSGVPSMSERVRHLSICMWDSFGKVGSIRLHNVESLKTCIYYDDQLSPHVFRCYSLRVLEFKRKEKLPSSIGRLKYLRYLNLSYGGFKTLPESLCTLWNLQILKLDYCQELQKFPNSLVHLKSLQHLYLRGCYSLSSLPPHVRMLASLKTLTL encoded by the exons ATGGCTGAAGCTGTGCTTGAAGTTGTCCTTGACAATTTGAGCTCACTCGTTCAGAAGGAGATTGGCCTATTTCTTGGTTTCGAGAAAGACTTCAAAAGTCTTTCAAGCTTGCTCACTACAATCAAGGCTACTCTTGAAGATGCTGAGGAGAAACAGTTCACTTACAAAGCTATCAAGGATTGGCTGCTTAAGCTTAAAGATGCTGCTTATGTCCTCGACGACATCTTGGATGAGTGTGCCACTCAAGCATTGGAGATGGAGTACAAAGGATCCAAGGGTAAACCTTCGCATACGGTACAAAGCTTTTTCGTATCTTCTTTTCATCCTAAGCATGTTGCTTTCCGTTACAAACTtgctaagaaaatgaaaagaataagagagagattgGATGAAATAGCTGAAGAAAGGAGTAAGTTTCATTTGACTGAGATagtgagagagagaagaagcGGGGTTCTTGACTGGCGACAAACCACCTCAAATATCACTCAACCTCAAGTTTTTGGAAGAAATGAAGATAAGGATCAAATTGTAGACTTTTTGGTTGATGATGCGTATACTTGTGAGGATTTATCAGTCTATCCAGTAGTAGGTCTTGGTGGACTTGGGAAAACAACACTTGCCCAAGTTGTGTTCAATCATGAGAAGGTAGTCAAACACTTTGAGCTAAGAATTTGGGTATGTGTTTCAGAAGATTTCAGTTTGAAGAGAATGACAAAAGGCATCATAGAAGCTGCATCTGGCCATGCTTGTGAGGATTTAGATCTAGAGCCGTTGCAAAGAAAACTGTTGGATTTGCTACGAAGAAAAAGATATTTGCTGGTGTTGGATGATGTATGGGATGATGGACAAGAGAATTGGCAGAGATTGAAATCTGTATTGGCTTGCGGAGGCAAGGGTGCTTCGGTTTTGGTAACCACTCGTCTTCCAAAGGTTGCAGCAATCATGGGAACAATGCCCTCTCATGATTTATCAATGCTATCTGACACAGATTGCTGGGAATTGATTAAGCAGCGAGCATTTGGACCAAATGAGGATGAACGGCCCGATCTTGTGGTCATAGGGAAGGAGATAGTAAAAAAGTGTGGGGGAGTTCCTCTTGCGGCAAAAGCACTAGGAAGTTTCTTACGTTTTAAACGAGAAGAAAAGGAATGGCGCTATGTCAAGGAAAGCAATCTATGGAGTTTACAAGGTGAGAATTCAGTCATGTCTTCCTTGAGGTTAAGTTACTTGAATTTGCCGGTAAAATTGAGGCAGTGCTTTGCCTTTTGTGCACTTTTTTCCAAGGATCAAATTATAAGTAAGCAGTTTTTGATTGAGCTTTGGATGGCTAATGGATTTATTTCATCCAATGAAATACTGGAAGCACAAGATATCGGCAATGAGGTGTGGAATGAATTATATTGTAGATCATTTTTCCAAGATACCAAGACAAATGAATTTGGAAAAATTGTATCTTTCAAGATGCATGATCTTGTTCATGAT ctTGCTCAATCTATCGCTGAAGAGATCTGTCACATCACAAATGATAGTGGCGTACCAAGTATGTCTGAAAGAGTTCGTCATCTCTCAATTTGCATGTGGGACTCTTTTGGGAAAGTTGGTTCAATCAGGTTACATAACGTTGAATCGTTAAAGACATGTATATATTATGATGACCAACTCTCACCCCATGTATTCAGATGTTATTCTTTACGAGTGCTTGAAttcaagagaaaagaaaagttgCCGTCTTCAATTGGTCGTTTAAAATATCTAAGGTACTTGAATCTTTCTTATGGAGGTTTCAAAACTCTTCCAGAATCCTTATGTACGTTGTGGAATTTGCAGATTTTAAAGTTAGATTATTGTCAAGAACTACAAAAGTTCCCTAATAGTCTGGTACACTTGAAATCTCTACAACATCTATATTTGAGAGGCTGCTATTCACTATCAAGCTTGCCCCCGCATGTAAGGATGTTGGCATCCTTGAAAACTTTAACACTGTAA
- the LOC11412151 gene encoding uncharacterized protein YuxK isoform X2, which produces MLSEYGFVRLVLVNDFPEVARQRKKIGKRINKSRLETELSYVLTYSVHPVNILNSIILFLCTVAGVKRVVRADKDRKIKFCCVQSNAAEPYLRASGLKREDVLRRFLFVEGLNVFSQGSTAALRVLSYLPLPYSAISCLWVIPTPIRDAVYDYIAKNRYEWFGKAEDCLVLQEKELLERFIDRDEMMNRDFKVNHDLH; this is translated from the exons ATGCTTTCAGAGTATGGCTTTGTACGCTTAGTGCTTGTCAATGACTTTCCTGAAGTTGCCAGGCAACGGAAAAAAATTGggaaaagaataaataaatcgAGGCTTGAGACTGAGCTCTCATACGTCCTGACTTATTCTGTTCACCCTGTCAATATTCTAAATTCTATTATCTTATTCTTATGCACTGTTGCAG GAGTGAAACGGGTAGTCAGAGCCGACAAGGATAGGAAGATCAAATTCTGCTGCGTTCAGTCTAATGCTGCTGAGCCCTATTTGAGAGCATCTGGTCTCAAACGAGAGGATGTCCTACGTCGCTTTTTATTCGTTGAAGGCTTGAATGTGTTCTCTCAGGGATCTACTG CTGCATTGCGCGTACTGTCATACTTGCCATTACCTTACTCTGCTATAAGCTGTCTGTGGGTGATTCCAACTCCAATAAGGGATGCTGTGTATGATTATATAGCAAAAAATCGGTATGAATGGTTTGGAAAGGCTGAAGACTGTTTGGTTTTGCAAGAGAAGGAACTGCTTGAGCGTTTCATAGATAGGGATGAAATGATGAATCGAGATTTCAAGGTCAACCATGATTTACACTAA
- the LOC11412151 gene encoding uncharacterized protein YuxK isoform X1: MNMISRTLARSLTDTSTIRSSSLSFLRTLSSTSGAAVSDPSVTSVAKVVASTSVAAVADASDSSVEKVVTSTPSLLQPRVVLYDGVCHLCHQGVKRVVRADKDRKIKFCCVQSNAAEPYLRASGLKREDVLRRFLFVEGLNVFSQGSTAALRVLSYLPLPYSAISCLWVIPTPIRDAVYDYIAKNRYEWFGKAEDCLVLQEKELLERFIDRDEMMNRDFKVNHDLH; encoded by the exons atgaatatgatttCGAGAACCCTCGCTAGAAGCTTGACCGACACGTCAACAATCAGATCTTCATCACTTTCATTCCTCCGTACGCTGTCGTCCACTTCCGGCGCCGCCGTCTCCGACCCTTCTGTTACTTCCGTTGCGAAAGTTGTTGCTTCCACTTCCGTCGCTGCCGTCGCCGACGCTTCTGATTCTTCCGTTGAAAAGGTTGTTACTTCCACTCCTAGTTTGCTTCAACCTAGAGTTGTACTTTACGACGGCGTTTGTCATCTCTGTCACCAAG GAGTGAAACGGGTAGTCAGAGCCGACAAGGATAGGAAGATCAAATTCTGCTGCGTTCAGTCTAATGCTGCTGAGCCCTATTTGAGAGCATCTGGTCTCAAACGAGAGGATGTCCTACGTCGCTTTTTATTCGTTGAAGGCTTGAATGTGTTCTCTCAGGGATCTACTG CTGCATTGCGCGTACTGTCATACTTGCCATTACCTTACTCTGCTATAAGCTGTCTGTGGGTGATTCCAACTCCAATAAGGGATGCTGTGTATGATTATATAGCAAAAAATCGGTATGAATGGTTTGGAAAGGCTGAAGACTGTTTGGTTTTGCAAGAGAAGGAACTGCTTGAGCGTTTCATAGATAGGGATGAAATGATGAATCGAGATTTCAAGGTCAACCATGATTTACACTAA
- the LOC11412841 gene encoding uncharacterized protein codes for MLRATAFPAPNNSTVILSRNHTCPYLEPTRVIFPRSSFISRLQFRRTSVKSLLTVHGGGFIPAAAKKEVRGSTSIVDEIEEEFDEEGEYEEEEGEEDEEVDVEEEEIVGYDEMKEWWEKKPKGFGEGKVYDTSVEDKLFEEMQKSKQAQALNLKKLKTNPIKNNVTKKIDEIVVPVRSRVRLVNLPKKRKIDRDLKSAFQGIPGITNIVPAVIGNKKTRDPVCKGFAFVDFKHEDDAIRFVELYTGQTITFGKIQKPIKCELVNAQSSSPPGLNQNINTALPLLPSFEEDSNEDSNIDDSAFNTWDETEVDDSDELQESDGESQEFATVLTVDSDDSVQMTNGSEIESLLSKQVDRKPSADKKSAVNVKQENAPKKKSNQKENTKKVLDVPGSAKRLKIKEKAVLSDVFSKYGSKAALASKES; via the exons ATGCTCCGAGCAACTGCATTTCCGGCACCGAACAATTCCACGGTGATTCTCTCTCGAAATCACACGTGTCCTTATCTTGAACCCACACGTGTCATTTTCCCTCGCTCTTCTTTCATTTCACGGTTACAATTCCGGCGAACCAGCGTTAAGAGTCTCCTCACCGTACACGGCGGTGGATTCATCCCGGCGGCCGCGAAGAAAGAAGTACGTGGAAGCACAAGCATAGTTGATGAAATTGAGGAAGAATTCGACGAAGAAGGTGAATATGAAGAGGAAGaaggcgaagaagatgaagaggttgatgtggaagaagaagaaatagttGGGTATGATGAAATGAAAGAATGGTGGGAGAAGAAGCCGAAGGGGTTTGGAGAAGGGAAAGTGTATGATACTTCAGTTGAAGATAAGCTGTTTGAAGAAATGCAGAAGAGTAAACAAGCTCAAGCTCTTAATTTGAAAAAGCTTAAAACCAATCCTATCAAAAATAATGTCACAAAGAAGATAG ATGAAATAGTTGTTCCTGTCCGAAGCAGAGTGCGCTTGGTGAATTTaccaaagaaaaggaaaattgaCAGGGATTTGAAATCAGCTTTTCAAGGGATTCCTGGCATAACAAATATAGTCCCTGCTGTTATCGGAAACAAGAAGACAAGGGATCCTGTCTGCAAGGGTTTTGCTTTTGTGGATTTCAAGCATGAAGATGATGCAATTAG GTTTGTAGAGTTATACACAGGACAAACTATTACTTTTGGCAAAATTCAGAAGCCGATAAAATGTGAACTTGTAAATGCACAGTCCTCCTCTCCTCCGGGATTAAACCAAAATATCAACACTGCTCTACCTCTCCTGCCCTCCTTTGAAGAAGATTCAAATGAGGATTCCAATATCGATGATTCTGCCTTCAATACATGGGATGAGACTGAAGTAGATGATTCGGATGAGCTACAGGAAAGTGACGGGGAGAGTCAAGAGTTTGCCACTGTGCTGACGGTGGATAGTGATGACAGCGTACAAATGACGAATGGTTCTGAAATCGAATCACTTCTCTCTAAGCAGGTTGACAGAAAACCCTCAGCTGATAAGAAGTCAGCTGTCAACGTTAAACAAGAGAATGCTCCTAAGAAAAAATCTAATCAAAAAGAGAACACGAAAAAGGTTTTAGATGTTCCTGGATCTGCAAAAAG GTTAAAGATTAAGGAAAAGGCTGTATTAAGTGATGTTTTCTCCAAGTACGGATCAAAAGCTGCCCTTGCTTCAAAGGAGAGTTAG
- the LOC11405645 gene encoding cyclin-D1-1, protein MSISYSNFFTDSDLLCGEETSSILSSDSPTESFSDGESYPPPEDEFIAGLIEDEGKFVIGFDYFVKMKSSSFDSDARDESIRWILKVQGYYGFQPVTAYLAVNYMDRFLNSRRLPQTNGWPLQLLSVACLSLAAKMEETLVPSLLDLQVEGVKYMFEPITIRRMELLVLSVLDWRLRSVTPFSFLSFFACKLDSTSTFTGFLISRATQIILSKIQEASILAYWPSCIAAAAILYAANEIPNWSLVEPEHAESWCEGLRKEKIIGCYQLMQELVIDNNQRKPPKVLPQMRVTIQPLMRSCVSSSSSSPSSSSSSYKRRKLNNCLWVDDDKGSNSQ, encoded by the exons ATGTCGATTTCATACTCCAACTTCTTCACCGACTCCGACCTCTTATGCGGCGAGGAAACCTCCAGCATCTTATCGTCAGATTCGCCGACGGAATCCTTCTCCGATGGTGAATCTTATCCGCCGCCGGAGGATGAGTTCATCGCCGGATTAATCGAAGACGAAGGTAAATTCGTCATCGGATTCGATTATTTCGTGAAGATGAAATCTAGCTCGTTCGATTCCGATGCTAGAGATGAATCCATTCGATGGATCCTAAAG GTGCAGGGTTATTATGGTTTTCAACCGGTTACGGCGTATCTTGCCGTGAACTATATGGATCGGTTCTTGAATTCTCGGCGGTTGCCG CAAACAAATGGGTGGCCACTGCAACTTCTATCAGTTGCTTGCTTGTCTTTAGCTGCAAAGATGGAAGAAACTTTAGTCCCTTCTCTATTGGACCTTCAG GTAGAAGGTGTCAAATACATGTTTGAACCCATAACAATTAGAAGAATGGAGCTACTTGTTCTAAGTGTCTTGGATTGGAGGCTAAGATCAGTTACCCCATTTAGCTTCCTCAGTTTCTTTGCGTGCAAGTTAGATTCAACTTCAACTTTTACTGGGTTTCTCATTTCACGAGCTACACAAATTATCTTATCTAAAATCCAAG AGGCCAGCATTCTTGCATATTGGCCCTCATGCATTGCTGCCGCGGCTATACTCTATGCAGCTAACGAAATTCCTAATTGGTCTCTCGTTGAGCCCGAGCATGCCGAGTCGTGGTGCGAGGGGCTAAGAAAA gAGAAAATTATAGGGTGCTACCAGTTGATGCAAGAACTTGTGATTGACAATAACCAAAGGAAACCCCCTAAAGTGTTGCCACAAATGCGAGTGACAATCCAGCCCCTTATGAGGTCATGTGTCTCGTCATCTTCCTCTTCTCcttcctcatcatcatcatcctatAAAAGAAGGAAATTAAATAACTGTTTGTGGGTAGATGATGACAAAGGATCAAACTCccaatga